The following are from one region of the Thermus antranikianii DSM 12462 genome:
- a CDS encoding metal-binding protein, whose translation MPLGRVHEAINLTVLGGGAVVFLAYGGSPEDPRGLAFTLAYLAGTFLLSPDLDLAEKGSRSQRRWGLLGLFWRPYGWLFRHRGLSHTWVLGPLTRLGYLVGLLLALGFLAQGLAGYFGMGFSLKLPSWPWEVWGFALLGYYLSQWLHLVADGIWPDHDLKRLRRPR comes from the coding sequence ATGCCCTTGGGGCGGGTGCACGAGGCCATTAACCTGACGGTCCTGGGCGGGGGGGCGGTGGTCTTTCTGGCCTACGGGGGCTCCCCGGAGGACCCTCGGGGCTTGGCCTTCACCCTGGCCTATCTGGCGGGCACCTTCCTCCTTTCCCCCGACCTGGACCTGGCGGAGAAGGGTTCGCGATCCCAGCGCCGCTGGGGCCTTTTGGGTCTTTTTTGGCGCCCTTATGGATGGCTCTTCCGCCACCGGGGGCTTTCCCATACCTGGGTGCTGGGACCCTTGACCCGCCTGGGGTATCTGGTGGGGCTCCTTTTGGCCCTGGGATTCCTGGCCCAGGGGCTTGCCGGGTACTTTGGCATGGGGTTTTCCCTGAAGCTTCCCTCCTGGCCCTGGGAGGTCTGGGGGTTTGCCCTTTTGGGCTACTACCTTTCCCAGTGGCTCCACCTGGTGGCGGACGGCATCTGGCCCGACCACGACCTTAAGCGCCTGCGGCGGCCAAGGTGA
- a CDS encoding TlpA family protein disulfide reductase: MLRRWMGFLLLLGVVLAVQPGQRLPEFALLDPKGNLVTPATLRKPAVIVFWASWCTVCKAEFPGLHRVAEETRVPFYVISREPKDTKEVVLEYMRAFPRFIPLLASDRDKPHEVANRFKVLGQPWTFVVDAEGKVVALFAGRAGREALLDALLLAGVELP, encoded by the coding sequence ATGCTAAGGCGATGGATGGGGTTCCTTCTGCTTTTGGGTGTGGTCCTTGCGGTGCAGCCGGGCCAGCGCCTGCCCGAGTTCGCCCTTCTGGATCCCAAGGGTAACCTCGTCACCCCCGCCACCTTGAGGAAGCCTGCGGTCATCGTCTTCTGGGCCAGCTGGTGCACGGTGTGCAAGGCGGAGTTCCCGGGGCTTCACCGGGTGGCGGAGGAAACCCGGGTACCCTTCTACGTGATCAGCCGGGAGCCCAAGGACACCAAGGAGGTGGTGCTGGAGTACATGAGGGCCTTTCCCCGGTTCATTCCCTTGCTGGCCTCGGATAGGGACAAGCCCCACGAGGTGGCCAACCGCTTCAAGGTCCTGGGCCAGCCCTGGACCTTCGTGGTGGATGCCGAGGGCAAGGTGGTGGCCCTATTCGCCGGGCGGGCCGGGCGGGAGGCCTTGCTGGATGCCCTCCTCCTGGCCGGGGTGGAGTTGCCATAG
- a CDS encoding TetR/AcrR family transcriptional regulator — MAAMVSPPGALSKDKKRAILEATLEILREMGLSGLKMEEVARRAEVGKGTIYLYFRDKKDLLKSLVEERTWAFYREVEEVVRLKAPFFVRLEALLKKRLAWIAEWRGLWAAVAREAMEDPTPWLKGLHQHYLDLLEELVRSGQEEGAVRPELSPRATAHVIAALGCTPQLEVEAYLEHLMEVFRKGVAP, encoded by the coding sequence GTGGCCGCGATGGTATCCCCCCCGGGGGCGCTCTCCAAGGACAAAAAGAGGGCCATCCTCGAGGCCACCTTGGAAATCCTCCGGGAGATGGGGCTTTCCGGGCTGAAAATGGAGGAGGTGGCCCGGCGGGCAGAGGTGGGCAAGGGCACCATCTACCTCTACTTCCGCGACAAGAAGGACCTCCTGAAAAGCCTGGTGGAGGAACGCACCTGGGCCTTCTACCGAGAGGTGGAGGAGGTGGTGCGCCTCAAGGCACCCTTTTTTGTGCGCCTTGAGGCCCTCCTGAAGAAGCGCCTGGCCTGGATCGCCGAGTGGCGGGGCCTGTGGGCGGCGGTAGCCCGGGAGGCCATGGAGGACCCCACCCCCTGGCTCAAGGGGCTCCACCAGCACTACCTGGACCTCTTGGAGGAGCTGGTGCGGAGCGGCCAAGAAGAAGGGGCCGTGCGCCCCGAGCTTTCCCCCAGGGCCACCGCCCACGTGATCGCGGCCTTGGGGTGCACCCCCCAGCTAGAGGTGGAGGCTTATTTGGAACACCTCATGGAGGTGTTCCGGAAAGGAGTCGCGCCGTGA
- a CDS encoding 4Fe-4S dicluster domain-containing protein: protein MRERRGYEEALERELFREEFPFGPVTRRGFLALGLLSLAACTPVVRRKGVPYVRQPEWVVEGGEAEFVTAIAHAGFAEPVRVKVYQERPLFMAPLERAMGPYPLAGLYALYDPARQGKAPDWEGFYAAWRRALAEGETLLVLPRTTSPRLEGLLERAQARFPNLRVARFEAWSLENIYLGAEVAFGRRAWPVYAPEKAETVLLLDVEAHEHPAGYLWWEALSRRRIPPMNRLYAVESGASLLGSMADHRLALKPSQVEAFILALAQTLGVVPGSPASDYGGFLSALAEDLQRGGVVLAGPQLSPGAQALVMAINQALKAPVRYVEPPEKEAATPKAFLQAEEAERLVWAAEGPLPSFSGKAFSAALSLYPNKAASWSLPLAHPLEASGQHRDAEGRLWSSQALIQPLWGGKSLEEVLAGLLGEELPALSPEEKRALAEGRPLAEAREVPVEVRPGLEGRLPPLRKEAPWELTLRPDASLYDGRYRDNPYLQELPRPLSRLVWDGALLLSEEDAEALGLLADIRARERRADPKRPLLRVKAGEKEALLPLWPLPGLPKGSGVAPLSHFFHPEGVVWPMEVTPTGRDYPLVSTQYHGYLGEVEAVKVMEEAEALEAEPEKEKRISFYPPWPQGEHAWAMTVDLSRCLGCGLCTLACQVENNIPVVGKEEVAKGREMHWIRIDRYFAEEGVVHQPVMCQHCEKAPCEAVCPVAATLHSDEGLNLMVYNRCVGTKYCSANCPYKARRFNFFPYGEAFVGKGDPRRAKESPLALLMNPEVTVRSRGVMEKCTYCVQRIEKTRAKAAMEGRKIRTGEIRTACQEVCPGKAIHFGDLLDPEDPIQAHRKEGRHYALLEEANTWPRTTYLAHLKNPNPKLKEGRHGA from the coding sequence ATGAGGGAACGGCGCGGTTATGAGGAAGCTTTGGAGCGGGAGCTCTTCCGTGAGGAGTTTCCCTTTGGTCCTGTGACCCGGCGGGGGTTCTTGGCTTTGGGGCTTTTGTCCCTGGCCGCCTGTACCCCGGTGGTGCGGCGGAAGGGGGTACCCTACGTGCGCCAGCCGGAATGGGTGGTGGAGGGGGGGGAGGCGGAGTTCGTCACCGCCATAGCCCACGCTGGCTTTGCCGAGCCGGTGCGGGTAAAGGTCTACCAGGAAAGGCCCCTCTTCATGGCGCCTTTGGAGAGGGCCATGGGCCCCTATCCCCTGGCGGGCCTCTACGCTCTATACGACCCGGCCCGCCAGGGCAAGGCCCCGGACTGGGAGGGGTTTTACGCCGCCTGGCGGCGGGCTTTGGCAGAGGGGGAGACCCTTCTGGTTCTGCCCCGCACCACCTCCCCCAGGCTCGAGGGCCTGTTGGAAAGAGCCCAGGCTCGCTTCCCCAACCTCCGGGTGGCCCGGTTTGAGGCCTGGAGCCTGGAGAACATCTACCTGGGGGCGGAGGTGGCCTTTGGGCGAAGGGCCTGGCCCGTCTACGCCCCGGAGAAGGCGGAAACCGTACTTCTCCTGGACGTGGAGGCGCACGAGCACCCGGCGGGATACCTCTGGTGGGAGGCCTTAAGCCGCAGGCGCATTCCGCCCATGAACCGCCTCTACGCGGTGGAAAGCGGGGCCAGCCTTCTGGGAAGCATGGCCGACCACCGCCTGGCCTTAAAGCCCAGCCAGGTGGAGGCGTTTATCCTGGCCTTGGCCCAGACCCTGGGGGTGGTGCCGGGAAGCCCGGCCTCGGACTACGGAGGGTTCCTTTCCGCCTTGGCGGAGGACCTGCAACGGGGTGGGGTGGTCCTGGCTGGGCCCCAGCTCTCCCCGGGGGCTCAGGCCCTGGTCATGGCCATCAACCAGGCCCTTAAGGCCCCGGTGCGGTATGTGGAGCCTCCGGAGAAGGAGGCGGCCACGCCCAAAGCCTTCCTGCAGGCCGAGGAGGCCGAGCGCCTGGTGTGGGCGGCGGAGGGTCCCTTGCCCAGCTTCTCGGGCAAGGCCTTTTCCGCAGCGCTTTCCCTCTACCCCAACAAGGCTGCCTCCTGGAGCCTTCCCCTGGCCCATCCCCTCGAGGCCTCGGGCCAGCACCGGGATGCCGAGGGCCGGCTTTGGTCCAGCCAGGCCCTCATCCAGCCCCTGTGGGGCGGGAAGAGCCTGGAGGAGGTGCTGGCGGGGCTTCTGGGGGAGGAGCTTCCCGCCCTTTCCCCCGAGGAGAAGCGGGCCCTGGCGGAGGGAAGGCCCTTGGCGGAGGCCCGGGAGGTGCCCGTGGAGGTGCGCCCCGGCCTGGAAGGCCGCCTTCCCCCTTTGCGGAAGGAGGCTCCTTGGGAGCTTACCCTGCGCCCCGACGCCAGCCTCTACGACGGGCGCTACCGGGACAACCCCTATTTGCAGGAGCTTCCGAGGCCCCTAAGCCGCTTGGTCTGGGACGGGGCCTTGCTCTTAAGCGAGGAGGATGCCGAGGCCCTAGGCCTTCTTGCGGACATCCGGGCCCGGGAGCGGCGGGCGGATCCCAAAAGGCCCCTCCTGCGGGTTAAGGCTGGGGAGAAGGAGGCCCTCCTTCCCCTCTGGCCCCTTCCCGGCCTGCCCAAGGGGAGCGGGGTAGCCCCCCTTTCCCACTTCTTCCACCCCGAAGGGGTGGTCTGGCCCATGGAGGTTACCCCCACGGGCCGGGACTATCCCCTGGTTTCCACCCAGTACCACGGGTACCTGGGCGAAGTGGAGGCGGTGAAGGTGATGGAGGAGGCCGAGGCCCTCGAGGCCGAACCGGAGAAGGAGAAGCGGATCTCCTTCTATCCCCCTTGGCCCCAAGGGGAGCACGCCTGGGCCATGACCGTGGACCTAAGCCGCTGCCTGGGGTGCGGGCTTTGCACCCTGGCCTGCCAGGTGGAGAACAACATCCCCGTGGTGGGCAAGGAGGAGGTGGCCAAGGGGCGGGAGATGCACTGGATCCGCATCGACCGCTACTTCGCCGAGGAGGGGGTGGTGCACCAGCCGGTGATGTGCCAGCACTGCGAGAAGGCCCCTTGCGAGGCCGTCTGCCCGGTGGCGGCCACGCTGCATTCCGATGAGGGGTTAAACCTTATGGTCTACAACCGCTGCGTGGGCACCAAGTACTGCTCCGCCAACTGCCCCTACAAGGCCCGGCGCTTCAACTTCTTCCCCTACGGGGAGGCCTTCGTGGGCAAGGGAGACCCCCGCAGGGCCAAGGAAAGCCCCCTGGCCCTCCTCATGAACCCCGAGGTGACGGTGCGGAGCCGCGGGGTAATGGAGAAGTGCACCTACTGCGTGCAGCGCATCGAAAAAACCCGGGCCAAGGCGGCCATGGAGGGGCGGAAGATCCGCACCGGGGAGATCAGGACCGCCTGCCAGGAGGTCTGCCCGGGGAAGGCCATCCACTTCGGGGACCTTCTGGACCCTGAAGACCCCATCCAGGCCCACCGCAAGGAGGGAAGGCACTACGCCCTTCTGGAGGAGGCCAACACCTGGCCCCGCACCACCTACCTGGCCCACTTGAAAAACCCCAATCCCAAGCTGAAGGAGGGGAGGCATGGCGCATAA
- the nrfD gene encoding NrfD/PsrC family molybdoenzyme membrane anchor subunit, whose product MAHKEPHPDHDLIQGEWTEKTLVEKLLEPVEKPAPRPWKVVLAVGGALTLAWLYAIFVTFVKGLGTWGINQPVAWGFDIVHFVWWIGIGHAGTLISAILVLMRQNWRDSLNRVTEAMTLFAVLAAATFPLIHMGRPQLFYWVMPYPTHMALWPQYKSPLSWDVLAIMTYLTISTLFLYLGLIPDLALLRERSQGWRRKLYGWLSLGWTGNAVHWQRYRAVYVLLAGLATPVVISVHSVVSMDFAYGLVPGWHITVFPPFFAAGAIYSGFAMALTLIIPLRKWYRLEGVITDRHLDWMAKVTLASGLGVAYIYLLEIFIAWYAGEPAEWAQQLWRMTGPYAPYYWAMMLINVVLLQTLWFPRFRKNVTWLFVFSILANVGMWLERFVIVIISLSHDFLPGNFHLYYPTWVDWTLFLGTIGFFLFGLSLFIRIFPPIAVAEMVHLFHRLRKH is encoded by the coding sequence ATGGCGCATAAGGAACCCCATCCCGACCACGACCTGATCCAGGGGGAGTGGACGGAGAAGACCTTGGTGGAAAAGCTTTTGGAACCGGTGGAGAAGCCAGCCCCCAGGCCCTGGAAGGTGGTCTTGGCCGTGGGGGGGGCCTTGACCTTGGCCTGGCTTTATGCCATCTTCGTCACCTTCGTGAAGGGCCTCGGCACCTGGGGCATCAACCAGCCCGTGGCCTGGGGGTTTGACATCGTCCACTTCGTCTGGTGGATCGGCATCGGCCACGCCGGGACCCTGATCAGCGCCATCCTGGTCCTCATGCGCCAGAACTGGCGGGACTCCTTGAACCGGGTCACCGAGGCCATGACCCTGTTTGCCGTGCTGGCGGCGGCCACCTTCCCCCTCATCCACATGGGCCGGCCCCAGCTCTTCTACTGGGTCATGCCCTACCCCACCCACATGGCCCTCTGGCCCCAGTACAAAAGCCCCCTTTCCTGGGATGTGCTGGCCATCATGACCTACCTCACCATCTCCACCCTCTTCCTCTACCTGGGCTTGATTCCGGACCTGGCCCTCCTGAGGGAGAGGAGCCAGGGTTGGCGGCGGAAGCTATACGGCTGGCTCTCCCTGGGCTGGACGGGAAATGCCGTCCATTGGCAGCGCTATAGGGCGGTCTATGTGCTTTTGGCGGGCCTCGCTACCCCGGTGGTGATCTCCGTGCACTCGGTGGTGAGCATGGACTTCGCCTACGGCCTGGTGCCGGGCTGGCACATCACGGTCTTTCCCCCCTTCTTCGCCGCCGGGGCCATCTACTCGGGCTTTGCCATGGCCCTTACCCTGATCATTCCCCTCAGAAAGTGGTACCGGCTGGAGGGGGTGATCACCGACCGCCACCTGGACTGGATGGCCAAGGTGACCCTGGCCTCGGGCCTCGGCGTGGCCTACATCTATCTCCTGGAGATCTTCATCGCCTGGTACGCGGGGGAGCCCGCGGAGTGGGCTCAGCAGCTTTGGCGCATGACCGGCCCCTACGCCCCCTACTACTGGGCCATGATGCTCATCAACGTGGTCCTTCTCCAAACCCTTTGGTTTCCCCGCTTCCGCAAGAACGTCACCTGGCTTTTCGTCTTCTCCATTCTGGCCAACGTGGGCATGTGGCTGGAGCGCTTCGTGATCGTCATCATCAGCCTGTCCCACGACTTCTTGCCTGGGAACTTCCACCTTTACTACCCCACCTGGGTGGACTGGACCCTCTTCCTCGGGACCATCGGCTTCTTCCTCTTCGGCCTTTCCCTTTTCATCCGCATCTTCCCACCCATCGCCGTGGCGGAGATGGTCCACCTGTTCCACCGCTTGAGGAAGCACTAG
- a CDS encoding cytochrome c3 family protein yields the protein MRRRNRWVKTFFWGTVLGVFALLVVVFSGVAVGAFEQRTLPVEQPVPFSHAFHAGGLGLSCRYCHSSVERAAYAGLPPTETCMTCHTFIKPDSPNLALVRRSWETGEPLRWNRVINLPDFVYFHHGAHVAKGVGCAECHGRVDQMAVVRQPQAFTMKFCLDCHRQPEARLRPREQVFNMAYTPDPELGKKLKEIYQVRSAEALTSCNTCHR from the coding sequence ATGCGGCGGCGCAACCGATGGGTAAAAACCTTCTTCTGGGGAACGGTTTTAGGGGTGTTCGCCTTACTGGTGGTGGTCTTTTCTGGGGTGGCGGTGGGGGCTTTTGAGCAGCGCACCCTGCCCGTGGAGCAACCCGTGCCCTTCAGCCATGCCTTCCACGCCGGGGGGTTGGGGCTTTCCTGCCGCTACTGCCATTCCAGCGTGGAGCGGGCGGCCTACGCGGGTCTGCCTCCCACGGAAACCTGCATGACCTGCCACACCTTCATCAAGCCCGATAGCCCCAACCTGGCCCTGGTGCGGCGAAGCTGGGAAACCGGGGAGCCCTTGCGCTGGAACCGGGTCATCAACCTGCCCGACTTCGTCTACTTCCACCACGGGGCCCACGTGGCCAAGGGGGTGGGGTGCGCCGAGTGCCACGGCCGGGTGGACCAGATGGCGGTGGTCCGCCAGCCCCAGGCCTTCACCATGAAGTTCTGCCTGGACTGCCACCGCCAGCCTGAGGCCCGCCTCAGGCCCAGGGAGCAGGTCTTCAACATGGCCTACACCCCGGATCCCGAGTTGGGCAAGAAGCTGAAGGAGATCTACCAGGTGCGTTCGGCGGAGGCCCTTACCAGCTGCAACACCTGTCACCGTTAG
- a CDS encoding cyanophycinase, translating into MRQGFFALLTADPLRGALRPVEARLLEEARGEALFLVPYPLRDLAEAWRLAYRSLGLKRGKVLYLRRREEAFDPEIAQAVAASPLVLLAAEGLPEFLDLIRGSLLLQALLEVHRQGGGVVALGEAAGLLGEAAFYSLEGEVRAALGLALLRGLVLLPRVEERGRFLALSRLVADNPDLVGLGLLENTALRLLRGLGEVWMGGVTLVDAGGAEYTGRGVKGLRVDVLSAGERFPLPAL; encoded by the coding sequence ATGCGTCAGGGCTTTTTCGCCTTGCTAACCGCCGATCCCCTTCGGGGGGCCTTGCGCCCGGTGGAGGCCAGGCTCCTGGAGGAGGCCAGGGGGGAGGCCCTTTTCCTCGTACCCTATCCTTTGCGGGACCTGGCGGAGGCCTGGCGGCTGGCCTACCGCAGCTTGGGCCTGAAGCGGGGGAAGGTCCTCTACCTCAGGCGGCGGGAGGAGGCCTTTGATCCCGAGATAGCCCAGGCGGTGGCGGCGAGCCCCCTGGTGCTTCTGGCCGCCGAGGGGCTGCCGGAGTTTTTGGATCTCATCCGGGGAAGCCTCCTTCTCCAGGCCCTTTTGGAGGTCCACCGCCAGGGGGGTGGGGTGGTGGCCTTGGGGGAGGCGGCGGGCCTTTTGGGCGAGGCTGCCTTTTACTCCCTGGAGGGGGAGGTTAGGGCCGCCTTGGGCCTGGCCCTCTTGAGGGGACTGGTGCTCCTCCCCCGGGTGGAGGAAAGGGGGCGGTTCCTGGCCCTCTCCCGCCTGGTGGCCGACAACCCTGACCTGGTGGGCTTAGGCCTTCTGGAGAACACCGCTCTTCGCCTCCTAAGGGGCCTGGGAGAGGTCTGGATGGGAGGGGTGACCCTGGTGGATGCCGGAGGGGCGGAGTACACGGGCCGGGGGGTGAAGGGGCTCAGGGTGGACGTGCTCTCGGCGGGGGAGCGCTTCCCCCTTCCCGCCCTTTGA
- the tsaE gene encoding tRNA (adenosine(37)-N6)-threonylcarbamoyltransferase complex ATPase subunit type 1 TsaE produces the protein MRLLLERTLKTLEDTQALARETLALFPLGALVVLEGPLGAGKTTFVRFLAEALGFKGRVTSPSYTLIHTYPTPEGPLVHADLYRLKDQRALLPQLEAAREEARLLLAEWGDPGLLEADFLLRLSPQGEVRRAELWQLHPGQEEGIQQGLPPGPPGE, from the coding sequence ATGCGGCTCCTCCTAGAGCGCACCCTCAAGACCCTCGAGGACACCCAGGCCCTGGCCCGGGAAACCCTGGCCCTTTTCCCTTTGGGGGCCCTGGTGGTCCTGGAGGGGCCCTTGGGTGCGGGCAAGACCACCTTTGTCCGCTTTCTGGCCGAGGCCTTGGGCTTTAAGGGAAGGGTGACCAGCCCCAGCTACACCCTCATCCACACCTACCCCACCCCGGAGGGCCCCTTGGTCCACGCGGACCTCTACCGCCTGAAGGACCAAAGGGCTCTCCTGCCCCAGCTGGAGGCGGCCCGGGAGGAGGCCCGCCTCCTCCTGGCGGAGTGGGGGGACCCTGGCCTCCTCGAGGCCGATTTCCTCCTGCGCCTTAGCCCCCAAGGGGAGGTGCGCCGGGCAGAGCTATGGCAACTCCACCCCGGCCAGGAGGAGGGCATCCAGCAAGGCCTCCCGCCCGGCCCGCCCGGCGAATAG
- a CDS encoding CarD family transcriptional regulator, with amino-acid sequence MKEFRPGDKVVLPPYGVGVVAGIAQRSVSGISRAYYQVDFPGSRSKAYVPVEAPQSVGMRKALAPEEVPVILDLLKNGRMPLPKQWAARHRKTSEILADGNPYRIAQMAGQLRAWELERGLPDLDRQALRRAIYLLAEEVSQTLEITVQEAKRLFEEAWGEELN; translated from the coding sequence GTGAAAGAATTCCGTCCCGGCGATAAGGTGGTTTTGCCCCCTTACGGGGTCGGCGTGGTGGCGGGCATAGCCCAGCGGAGCGTGAGCGGCATCAGCCGAGCCTACTACCAGGTGGACTTTCCCGGCTCCCGCTCCAAGGCCTACGTACCCGTGGAGGCTCCCCAAAGCGTGGGCATGCGCAAAGCCCTTGCCCCGGAGGAGGTGCCGGTCATCCTTGACCTCCTAAAAAACGGGCGCATGCCCCTGCCCAAACAGTGGGCCGCCCGGCACCGCAAGACCAGCGAGATCCTGGCGGATGGGAACCCCTACCGCATCGCCCAGATGGCTGGGCAGCTTAGGGCTTGGGAGCTGGAACGGGGCCTACCGGACCTGGACCGCCAGGCCCTCAGGCGGGCCATCTACCTCCTGGCGGAGGAGGTCTCCCAGACCCTGGAGATCACCGTGCAGGAGGCCAAGCGCCTCTTTGAGGAGGCCTGGGGCGAAGAGCTGAACTAA